One window of Nostoc sp. C052 genomic DNA carries:
- a CDS encoding SDR family oxidoreductase gives MVKSLSGKKVVIIGESSGLDLAIAKATAELGASVVISTPSQDKLNQAIEPLSGEIAAIAVDILNEDSVNALFEKVGNFDHLVVTSVGDRNLPRSLFSEMTIETAQGALEKFWRAFFAVRASLKNIAADGSITLTSSVSIFKTSKLGGISVVSAANAAVAVFGRSLALELAPIRVNVIAPGLVEDTSVLSHQSESERSDLTKWAETALPVQHLGKPEEVAQAILSLLTNPYITGVILPVDGGVLLL, from the coding sequence ATGGTTAAGTCGCTATCAGGTAAGAAAGTGGTGATTATTGGCGAAAGCTCAGGGCTTGATCTGGCGATCGCTAAAGCAACAGCAGAACTAGGGGCATCGGTGGTGATATCAACTCCCTCACAAGACAAGTTGAACCAAGCAATAGAGCCGCTTTCTGGAGAGATTGCAGCGATCGCAGTTGATATTTTGAATGAGGATTCAGTCAATGCTCTATTTGAGAAAGTCGGAAACTTCGATCATTTAGTTGTCACATCTGTGGGAGACAGAAATCTGCCGCGATCGCTTTTTTCTGAGATGACAATAGAAACGGCTCAAGGCGCACTAGAGAAATTCTGGAGAGCGTTTTTTGCTGTCCGTGCATCGCTGAAAAATATCGCGGCTGACGGCTCGATTACCCTAACTTCCAGTGTCTCTATCTTCAAAACTTCAAAACTGGGTGGTATTTCAGTGGTATCAGCCGCCAATGCTGCCGTCGCGGTGTTTGGGCGATCGCTGGCGTTAGAACTCGCACCAATTCGAGTCAACGTCATTGCCCCTGGATTAGTGGAGGATACAAGTGTATTGAGCCATCAAAGTGAGTCGGAACGATCGGACTTGACAAAGTGGGCTGAAACTGCATTGCCTGTACAACATCTTGGAAAACCAGAAGAAGTGGCCCAAGCAATATTAAGTTTGCTCACGAATCCCTATATCACAGGGGTGATTTTGCCTGTGGATGGTGGAGTTCTCTTACTGTAA
- a CDS encoding patatin-like phospholipase family protein has translation MTNQVYSQSVLTFDGQNDYIDFGKNDFAGVFAQGSSAFTISGWINPHQLTDKATTYGTRNVFFARSSDRYSDNFEFGISESGNLDVFIDETIEKKIKTFGTEELTVGQWHFFAIVFNKGQLSIYLDDHEYFSHFTGDSLNKATSSVTLGATLHNNVYFTGQLANISIWNYPCPPVEIQRHRYQPLVGNEQGLVAYWALNEGQGKTVKDQTVNGHDGNLRGNPNWDLAQLPFGITQSSNESERQDQSASSAEEGNATETVVLEEESQPVEVIAVSEAELQQAPFEVPLILETGVPIQATTVNPKAKKGTKRQSEKSANIQTTKPKEEKSETVAVNIQQQEQPQISTQERSQKTMTTKANPKYKILAIDGGGIRGIIPALVLAEIEKRTQKPIFSLFDLIAGTSSGGILALGLTKPRLNLDSTDSPPTAQYSAEDLVQIYLEYGAEIFYEPFWEQILGQLEDIFIQPKYSSEGREEIIRQYFGDTPLENNLKEVFVTSYDIEQRIPIFFTNKIEKQETESKRFRKLSSGFTLTDAALATSATPTYFAPYRVASSHNSNGFYTLVDGGVVANNPANLAILEAQISRQENKQVLNTEDILVVSLGTGSLTSIYPYDEVKKWGLLQWAKPLLNIVLDGGSEVVAGELERLFEANNKGKQTSYYRFQTFLKTELEAIDNAKPENLRQLQTLANTLIQEKSKEIDELISILLA, from the coding sequence GTGACAAACCAGGTCTATAGCCAATCAGTTCTAACATTTGATGGTCAAAATGATTACATAGATTTTGGCAAAAACGATTTTGCTGGTGTTTTTGCTCAGGGAAGTTCAGCCTTTACGATTTCAGGATGGATAAATCCTCATCAGCTAACAGATAAAGCTACTACTTATGGAACGCGCAATGTTTTTTTTGCCCGTTCTTCAGATCGATATAGTGATAATTTTGAGTTCGGCATCAGTGAATCAGGGAACCTAGATGTATTTATTGATGAAACTATTGAGAAGAAAATTAAAACTTTTGGTACTGAAGAATTAACTGTTGGGCAATGGCACTTTTTTGCCATTGTTTTTAATAAAGGTCAACTGAGCATATATCTTGACGATCATGAATATTTTAGCCATTTTACAGGTGACTCTCTAAACAAAGCAACTAGTTCTGTGACTCTAGGCGCGACTTTACACAACAACGTATATTTCACAGGCCAATTAGCTAACATTAGCATCTGGAATTATCCCTGCCCTCCAGTGGAAATCCAGAGGCATCGTTATCAGCCTCTAGTTGGAAACGAACAAGGATTAGTCGCTTACTGGGCATTAAATGAAGGACAAGGAAAAACTGTAAAAGATCAGACTGTAAATGGCCATGATGGAAACTTGCGTGGGAATCCGAATTGGGATTTAGCACAACTTCCATTTGGGATTACACAATCATCGAACGAGAGTGAGAGACAAGATCAGTCAGCGAGTAGTGCCGAGGAGGGAAACGCTACGGAAACTGTCGTGCTGGAGGAAGAAAGTCAGCCCGTTGAAGTAATTGCTGTCAGTGAAGCTGAGTTGCAGCAAGCACCCTTTGAAGTTCCGCTAATTTTAGAAACTGGTGTCCCAATCCAAGCCACAACTGTAAACCCAAAGGCTAAAAAAGGGACGAAAAGACAGAGCGAAAAATCTGCAAATATTCAAACTACGAAGCCAAAAGAAGAGAAATCTGAAACAGTCGCAGTAAATATCCAACAGCAAGAACAACCACAAATATCAACTCAGGAGCGATCGCAAAAAACTATGACTACGAAAGCTAATCCCAAATATAAAATCCTTGCTATTGATGGCGGCGGTATTCGGGGCATTATTCCAGCCCTGGTACTAGCAGAAATTGAAAAGCGGACACAAAAGCCGATTTTTAGTTTGTTCGATTTAATTGCTGGCACTTCTAGCGGCGGAATTCTGGCACTCGGATTAACCAAACCCCGATTGAATTTAGATTCCACTGATAGCCCACCTACCGCCCAATACAGCGCCGAGGATCTCGTCCAAATATATCTTGAGTATGGGGCTGAGATATTTTACGAGCCATTCTGGGAACAAATACTCGGTCAGCTAGAAGATATATTTATCCAACCAAAATATTCTTCTGAAGGCAGAGAAGAAATCATCAGACAATATTTTGGCGACACTCCTCTAGAAAATAATCTCAAAGAAGTTTTCGTAACTAGCTACGATATCGAGCAGCGAATTCCCATATTCTTTACCAACAAAATCGAAAAACAAGAGACAGAATCGAAAAGATTTCGCAAGTTATCTTCAGGTTTTACCCTCACAGATGCGGCATTGGCAACCAGTGCAACTCCGACTTATTTTGCTCCCTATCGTGTTGCAAGTTCTCATAATAGCAATGGTTTCTATACTTTAGTCGATGGTGGAGTAGTTGCGAATAATCCCGCTAATTTGGCTATTTTAGAGGCACAAATTAGTAGACAAGAAAACAAACAAGTTCTGAATACAGAAGATATCTTGGTAGTATCCCTTGGTACTGGTTCCCTGACGAGTATCTACCCTTATGACGAAGTTAAAAAATGGGGACTATTGCAATGGGCAAAACCGTTGTTAAATATTGTGCTTGACGGTGGCAGTGAAGTAGTAGCTGGAGAATTAGAACGGTTGTTTGAGGCTAATAATAAAGGTAAGCAAACTTCTTATTATCGATTCCAAACGTTCTTAAAAACTGAACTCGAAGCTATAGATAATGCCAAACCAGAAAATCTGAGGCAGTTACAAACTTTAGCTAACACACTCATTCAAGAAAAAAGTAAAGAGATAGATGAGTTGATTAGTATTTTATTAGCCTAA
- a CDS encoding ABC transporter ATP-binding protein/permease, protein MPTQVVQAQPATNAFSGFIQFWEDVRAIAGPYWYPTKAGERAFSDVIRSWGMLILLILLIIALVGMTAFDSFVSRYLVDTLIQEKDYSKFINTLSINIVGLVLVTLLVGFSKFVRKKIALDWYKWLNNQILDKYLSNRAYYRINFRSDVDNPDQRLSQEIEPITSSALSFSATFLEKVLEMTTFLIIVWVISQEIALILLAYTIVGNFIAVYLNQGLNKINQEELEFKADYNYALTHVRNHAESIAFFQGEKQESNIIQRRFSNIIKNAERKINWERGKEIFSRGYQAVIQIFPFLVLAPLYIRDEIDFGQLGQAALACNLFASALGQLINEFATSGRFSSYTERLAEFSDALEEVTKQPEKVSTIKTIEENHLAFEHVTLQTPNYEQVIVEDLSLSVQKGEGLLIVGPSGRGKSSLLRAIAGLWNAGTGRLVRPPLEEVLFLPQRPYIILGTLREQLLYPHTNREMSDRELEAVLQQVNLQNLLSRVDGFDTEVPWENILSLGEQQRLAFARLLVTHPSFTILDEATSALDLNNEESLYQQLQETKTTFISVGHRESLFNYHQWVLELSQDSSWQLVTVQDYRLQKTKEIVTTPSKNYQITIDNFPNNESKAQLETGVATVTIEGFSHKEMQILTDYSPASIRSRGSLGKSITGKDGFTYLYNKDPNVLKWVRI, encoded by the coding sequence ATGCCAACCCAAGTTGTTCAAGCTCAACCCGCAACCAATGCTTTTTCAGGTTTTATTCAATTTTGGGAGGATGTCAGAGCGATCGCAGGGCCTTACTGGTATCCAACAAAGGCAGGTGAAAGAGCATTCTCAGACGTGATTCGTTCATGGGGAATGCTGATTCTCCTAATATTACTAATCATTGCCCTTGTCGGTATGACTGCTTTTGATAGTTTTGTTAGTCGCTATTTGGTCGATACTCTTATTCAAGAAAAAGATTATTCTAAGTTCATTAACACTTTATCAATCAATATTGTTGGGCTTGTCTTAGTCACACTTTTAGTAGGATTTTCTAAATTTGTCAGAAAAAAAATCGCTCTTGATTGGTACAAATGGCTAAACAATCAAATTTTAGATAAATATTTGAGCAATCGTGCTTATTATAGAATTAACTTTAGATCCGATGTTGATAATCCAGATCAACGCCTATCCCAAGAAATTGAACCTATTACCAGTAGTGCTTTGAGCTTTTCAGCTACTTTCCTGGAAAAAGTGCTGGAAATGACGACTTTTTTAATAATTGTCTGGGTAATTTCCCAAGAAATCGCTTTAATTCTGCTTGCTTATACGATTGTAGGCAATTTTATTGCTGTCTACTTAAATCAAGGATTAAATAAAATTAATCAAGAGGAACTCGAATTTAAAGCTGATTACAATTATGCACTAACTCATGTTCGCAATCACGCCGAATCAATAGCTTTTTTTCAGGGAGAAAAGCAAGAATCAAATATAATTCAGCGCCGATTTAGTAATATTATCAAAAATGCTGAACGCAAGATTAATTGGGAGAGAGGTAAAGAAATTTTTAGTCGAGGATATCAAGCAGTTATCCAAATATTCCCCTTTTTAGTACTTGCACCGTTATATATTAGAGATGAAATTGATTTTGGACAACTTGGACAAGCTGCTTTAGCTTGTAATTTATTTGCTAGCGCTCTTGGACAATTAATAAATGAATTTGCGACTTCTGGACGATTTTCTAGCTACACTGAGCGTCTAGCTGAATTTTCGGATGCTTTAGAAGAAGTGACTAAGCAACCCGAAAAAGTGAGTACGATTAAAACAATAGAAGAAAACCATCTCGCTTTTGAGCATGTCACTTTACAAACGCCCAACTATGAGCAGGTGATCGTCGAAGACTTATCACTTTCTGTTCAGAAAGGAGAAGGTTTATTGATAGTTGGCCCTAGTGGTCGAGGTAAAAGTTCTCTGTTGAGAGCGATCGCAGGTTTGTGGAATGCGGGGACTGGTCGTCTGGTGCGACCTCCCTTAGAAGAAGTCTTATTTTTGCCCCAACGTCCTTACATAATTTTAGGAACTCTGCGCGAACAATTACTCTATCCCCATACAAATCGTGAAATGAGCGATCGAGAACTTGAAGCAGTTTTACAACAAGTTAATCTGCAAAACTTGCTCAGTAGAGTCGATGGTTTTGATACAGAAGTTCCTTGGGAAAATATACTCTCGTTGGGAGAACAACAACGCCTTGCATTCGCACGACTATTAGTTACTCATCCTAGCTTCACTATATTAGATGAAGCAACCAGTGCTTTAGATTTGAATAATGAAGAGAGTTTATATCAACAGTTACAAGAAACCAAAACAACATTTATCAGTGTTGGACATAGAGAAAGTTTATTTAATTATCATCAATGGGTTTTAGAACTATCACAAGATTCTAGTTGGCAACTTGTAACCGTGCAGGATTATCGCCTACAAAAAACCAAAGAAATTGTCACTACTCCCTCTAAAAATTATCAAATTACAATAGATAATTTTCCGAACAATGAATCCAAAGCTCAACTAGAAACAGGCGTAGCAACAGTCACAATTGAAGGATTTTCTCATAAAGAAATGCAGATATTAACAGACTATTCACCTGCCAGTATCAGAAGCAGAGGAAGTCTTGGTAAATCCATTACTGGCAAGGATGGCTTTACCTACCTCTATAACAAAGACCCTAATGTGTTGAAATGGGTGAGAATTTAA
- a CDS encoding DUF6014 family protein has product MTIIFVDKQELAKQIVQNIEQDEIAIAVKKLRQQATNSCELPPNWLLNTADALENNDWSILSEGFINMDFIGKNGYFLIVAPYQINRQCQHKVALSAIYGKMHDNSQPSIEQLENLSREKFGTLGQAIPRNLSFTEIASCGNVSGETSEAFIVPNGWFFPNSVCGPALNNASEQRRRFLGSSRECIQKVFEHETANLLLGPLEDEINSERYRHIDTQVHEAGHASGLGFDFKVKQNLFQNYAYGGVEEWRADSLGFEFAACILPAQEAGKLVAVNFCIRFGLDAHRLGGIEKDTDVYASLISLEYLFQNDAIYITKKGQLALRNLSYPGLLQAVELHRAQALSLTRRELNLKSPTGIFYLYKIDIHPSTQSVFQGLVMERCQGIWAQLQ; this is encoded by the coding sequence ATGACAATAATCTTTGTAGATAAACAAGAATTAGCCAAACAAATAGTCCAAAATATTGAGCAAGATGAAATTGCCATTGCTGTCAAAAAACTGCGTCAACAGGCAACAAACTCTTGTGAACTTCCTCCAAATTGGCTACTCAACACAGCAGATGCTTTAGAAAATAACGACTGGAGTATCTTGTCTGAAGGCTTTATCAATATGGATTTTATTGGTAAAAATGGCTATTTTTTGATTGTTGCACCTTACCAAATAAATCGACAATGCCAACATAAGGTTGCTTTAAGCGCAATTTATGGGAAAATGCACGATAACTCTCAGCCATCTATTGAACAATTAGAAAATTTGAGTCGTGAAAAATTTGGAACACTAGGCCAAGCAATTCCCAGAAATCTTTCCTTTACTGAGATTGCTAGTTGTGGTAATGTCAGTGGTGAAACTAGCGAAGCCTTCATCGTCCCGAATGGATGGTTTTTTCCTAACAGTGTTTGTGGCCCAGCATTAAACAATGCAAGCGAACAGCGACGACGTTTTTTAGGTTCTAGCCGCGAATGCATTCAAAAAGTATTTGAACATGAAACAGCTAATTTACTATTAGGCCCTTTAGAAGACGAAATCAATAGTGAACGCTATCGTCATATAGACACTCAAGTTCATGAAGCCGGACATGCAAGCGGTTTAGGATTTGACTTCAAGGTAAAGCAAAATCTTTTCCAAAACTATGCCTATGGTGGTGTAGAGGAATGGCGAGCTGATAGTCTAGGGTTTGAGTTTGCAGCCTGCATTTTACCTGCCCAAGAAGCTGGGAAGTTGGTAGCTGTCAATTTCTGTATTCGCTTTGGTTTAGATGCTCACCGCTTAGGAGGCATAGAAAAAGATACGGATGTATATGCTAGCCTGATCAGCTTAGAATATCTTTTTCAAAATGATGCCATATACATCACTAAAAAGGGTCAATTAGCTTTGCGTAATTTGAGTTATCCAGGTTTACTTCAAGCTGTGGAACTCCATCGCGCACAAGCATTATCTCTTACCCGAAGAGAGTTAAACCTTAAAAGTCCTACAGGTATTTTCTATCTATACAAAATAGACATTCACCCATCAACTCAATCAGTTTTTCAGGGGCTAGTTATGGAACGCTGTCAAGGAATTTGGGCACAGTTGCAATAA
- a CDS encoding class I SAM-dependent methyltransferase, with protein MTNKNIRLKMDRSEYISKFDSLILNPPIREFYGQKEFFNVGYWQSETHNQEEACFNLMEKLLDFIPEKQGNILDVGCGLGATTSYLLKYYSPADVLGINISARQIERSTVNAPGCKFICMDAVQMEFEDDLFDNIICVEAAFYFDTRAKFLKEAWRVLKPGGNLILSDIIFENTQHFGDWIIPESNNVRDIQEYKNLYQQVGFQQVEFVGVTDECWLKHYRYLKSSIEEEFKAGKIDEQIYQTNVVGIDGLLDSSSIDYFLVSAKKPTKVPSHNF; from the coding sequence ATGACTAATAAAAACATCAGATTAAAAATGGATAGAAGCGAATATATCAGTAAGTTTGACAGTTTAATTCTAAATCCTCCGATTAGAGAGTTCTACGGTCAAAAAGAGTTTTTCAATGTTGGCTATTGGCAATCAGAGACTCATAATCAAGAGGAAGCCTGTTTTAATTTGATGGAAAAGCTTTTAGACTTTATTCCAGAAAAGCAGGGAAATATCCTTGATGTTGGCTGTGGTTTAGGAGCAACTACTAGTTATCTACTCAAATATTACTCGCCTGCTGACGTTCTAGGCATTAATATTTCTGCCAGACAAATCGAAAGAAGTACAGTTAATGCCCCAGGTTGCAAATTCATTTGTATGGATGCTGTGCAGATGGAATTTGAAGATGATTTGTTTGATAACATTATCTGTGTTGAGGCAGCTTTCTACTTTGATACAAGAGCAAAGTTTCTCAAAGAAGCTTGGCGAGTATTGAAGCCAGGAGGCAATCTGATCCTCTCTGATATCATCTTTGAAAATACACAGCATTTCGGTGATTGGATTATTCCTGAAAGTAATAATGTCAGAGATATTCAGGAGTATAAAAATCTTTATCAACAAGTAGGATTCCAGCAGGTAGAATTTGTGGGCGTGACTGATGAATGCTGGCTCAAACACTATCGATATTTAAAATCTTCGATTGAAGAGGAATTTAAAGCCGGAAAGATTGATGAACAAATCTATCAGACAAACGTGGTTGGCATAGATGGCTTGCTAGATTCTTCATCGATAGATTATTTTTTGGTTTCAGCCAAGAAGCCGACAAAAGTACCATCACACAATTTTTGA